In Haloarcula salinisoli, one genomic interval encodes:
- a CDS encoding cohesin domain-containing protein, protein MGDHWGVWFLAALLVVPIAVTPVAATQAATDGGPSTQTTNDSATAAQTDNATTTVTTDPGGTVSVQRWETVTVTVRAKATNVTGYQSAVSYDPSVLQVQTLSGTEDFADPVATVDNANGSVVFNQIRSGETTDPALVELSVQVIGTDGQRGDLSVRTQETRFSNATGATFDPDSSNGVTIAVQPGENGTDGAESPGQSGLGLGGPAVLLGALAAVGWLMLRSRRQP, encoded by the coding sequence ATGGGGGACCACTGGGGCGTGTGGTTCCTCGCCGCCCTCCTCGTCGTCCCCATCGCTGTGACGCCGGTCGCGGCGACGCAAGCAGCGACCGACGGCGGTCCCTCGACTCAGACCACGAACGATAGCGCGACCGCGGCCCAGACCGACAACGCCACCACGACAGTGACGACCGACCCCGGCGGGACCGTCTCCGTGCAGCGCTGGGAGACAGTCACTGTGACCGTGCGGGCGAAGGCGACGAACGTGACTGGCTATCAGTCGGCGGTGTCGTACGACCCGAGCGTCCTGCAGGTGCAGACGCTCTCGGGCACCGAGGACTTCGCCGACCCGGTCGCGACTGTCGACAACGCGAACGGGTCGGTCGTGTTCAACCAGATTCGCTCGGGTGAGACCACGGACCCGGCGCTCGTCGAACTCTCGGTTCAGGTGATCGGCACCGACGGGCAACGGGGCGACCTGTCGGTCCGCACCCAGGAGACGCGGTTCAGCAACGCCACGGGGGCGACGTTCGACCCGGACAGTTCGAACGGTGTGACCATCGCTGTCCAGCCGGGAGAGAACGGGACGGATGGGGCAGAGAGCCCCGGCCAGTCCGGGCTGGGGCTCGGTGGCCCCGCGGTTCTCCTGGGAGCGCTGGCCGCCGTCGGCTGGCTGATGTTGCGCAGCCGACGGCAGCCGTAA
- a CDS encoding ZIP family metal transporter: protein MVLTQALSYTALAVVAALVGGIIAVYRPPSPQMESNVQHFAAGVVTAAVAAELLPGIHERAPQIVVLGFAIGVATMLGIHRLSKTIEKRDIGGQYAGAAGLLITIGIDMVIDGVLIGVTFLDNPDTGIIIAVALAIEVLFLGVAGVVALPRELGMARKLAVPATFGLLLATGVTGGVLVLEGVTGAPIAIILAFGSAALLYLVTEELLVKASKVPETPVSTTLFFVGFLAIFLLDMLH, encoded by the coding sequence ATGGTACTTACGCAGGCGCTGTCGTATACAGCACTCGCTGTCGTGGCCGCCCTCGTCGGTGGGATCATCGCCGTCTACCGCCCGCCGAGCCCACAGATGGAAAGCAACGTCCAGCACTTCGCGGCCGGGGTCGTCACCGCTGCCGTCGCCGCCGAACTGCTCCCGGGGATACACGAACGGGCACCCCAGATAGTCGTCCTCGGCTTCGCTATCGGGGTAGCGACGATGCTGGGTATCCACCGCTTGAGCAAGACTATCGAGAAACGCGATATCGGCGGGCAGTACGCCGGTGCGGCCGGGTTGCTCATCACCATCGGGATAGACATGGTCATCGACGGGGTCCTGATTGGCGTCACCTTCCTCGACAATCCCGACACCGGAATCATCATCGCCGTGGCGCTGGCCATCGAGGTGCTCTTTCTCGGGGTCGCCGGCGTCGTCGCGCTGCCGCGGGAACTGGGCATGGCCCGGAAGCTCGCCGTCCCGGCGACGTTCGGACTCTTGCTCGCGACGGGCGTGACCGGTGGTGTGCTCGTGCTAGAGGGCGTGACAGGCGCTCCCATAGCGATTATCCTCGCCTTCGGTTCCGCCGCCCTGCTGTACCTCGTCACCGAGGAACTGCTCGTGAAAGCTTCGAAGGTCCCCGAGACGCCGGTGTCGACGACACTGTTTTTCGTCGGCTTTCTCGCCATCTTCTTGCTCGACATGCTCCACTGA
- a CDS encoding redox-regulated ATPase YchF encodes MLSIALAGKPNAGKSTLYKAATMADVDVGNYPFTTIDANRGVSHVRTDCPCLDREQRCEGDNCRDGKRYVPVELIDVAGLVPGAHEGRGLGNQFLDELTNADVILNVVDASGGTDAEGEPVEVGEHDPVEDVDFIQEEMDLWLASIVSRNWESIERQSRSPDFALDESLVDLLAGVGASELDVARTLRELDYPEDPIAWTDEDREALAREIRERTKPIVVVANKADIAPEENIERLREAADIVVPATADGELALRNAAKAGVVEYDPGDTDFDIVGDVSDQQQQGLEKIREVMTEFGGTGVQGAMDTAVYDLLDQITAYPVQNDTKWTDGQGNVLPDAHLLSRGSTPKDLAYAVHSDIGDGYTHAVDARKEMRVSDETELEEGAVIKIISDG; translated from the coding sequence ATGCTCTCTATCGCGCTGGCCGGCAAACCGAACGCCGGGAAGTCTACTCTTTACAAGGCCGCGACCATGGCCGACGTGGACGTCGGCAACTATCCCTTCACGACTATCGACGCCAACCGCGGCGTGAGCCACGTCCGCACCGACTGTCCATGTCTCGACCGCGAGCAGCGCTGCGAGGGCGACAACTGCCGCGACGGGAAGCGCTACGTCCCCGTCGAGCTCATCGACGTGGCCGGGCTGGTCCCGGGCGCCCACGAGGGTCGCGGGCTGGGCAACCAGTTCCTCGACGAGCTCACGAACGCCGACGTCATCCTGAACGTCGTCGACGCCTCCGGCGGCACGGACGCCGAGGGCGAACCCGTCGAGGTCGGTGAACACGACCCCGTCGAGGACGTCGATTTCATCCAGGAAGAGATGGACCTCTGGCTCGCGAGTATCGTCTCACGCAACTGGGAGTCCATCGAACGACAGTCCCGGTCGCCGGATTTCGCCTTAGACGAGTCGCTGGTCGACCTGCTGGCCGGCGTCGGCGCGAGCGAACTCGACGTGGCCCGGACGCTGCGTGAGCTGGACTACCCCGAGGACCCCATTGCCTGGACCGACGAGGACCGCGAGGCGCTGGCCCGCGAGATACGCGAGCGAACGAAACCCATCGTCGTCGTGGCCAACAAGGCAGATATCGCGCCCGAAGAGAACATCGAGCGGCTGCGCGAGGCCGCCGATATCGTGGTCCCCGCGACCGCCGACGGCGAACTTGCACTCCGCAACGCGGCGAAAGCCGGCGTGGTCGAGTACGACCCAGGAGACACCGACTTCGACATCGTCGGTGACGTGAGCGACCAGCAACAACAGGGGCTGGAGAAGATTCGCGAGGTGATGACCGAGTTCGGCGGGACGGGCGTCCAGGGGGCCATGGACACCGCCGTCTACGACCTGCTGGACCAGATCACCGCCTACCCGGTCCAGAACGACACGAAGTGGACCGACGGCCAGGGCAACGTCCTCCCGGACGCCCACCTGCTCTCGCGTGGCTCGACACCGAAAGACCTCGCCTACGCCGTCCACTCCGATATCGGCGACGGCTACACCCACGCCGTCGACGCCCGCAAGGAGATGCGCGTCAGCGACGAGACGGAGCTGGAAGAGGGCGCCGTCATCAAGATAATATCCGATGGGTAG
- a CDS encoding glycosyltransferase family 2 protein, with protein MSTTSSNSTERRLTSDVVIGIPAYNEADTVGDVVRAASAPDVDVVVVDDGSDDSTAAVASDAGATVLQHGDNRGYGAALGTLFSAAHDSGVDHLVVVDADGQHDPTEALSLVEAQRSTGGDIVIGSRFVEGSQTDMPLYRRAGLGVINGLTGAALALGYSANAVADTQSGFRAYNAEAIELLACRADLSDGMDASLDILFHAADEEFTFTETPVDVTYDVAEANTHNPVVHGAVLVSNIFGRALSDRPGRVLGVPGSICLVLGGLLTSVSLTGLTLAVIPVLVAVLVLTGSGLLGAALAIGRLRPSRE; from the coding sequence ATGAGTACGACAAGCTCCAATTCGACCGAACGCCGGCTCACGAGTGACGTGGTCATCGGTATCCCCGCGTACAACGAGGCCGACACCGTCGGCGACGTCGTCCGTGCAGCGTCTGCCCCTGACGTGGACGTGGTGGTGGTCGACGACGGGAGTGACGACAGCACAGCGGCGGTAGCATCCGACGCCGGCGCCACGGTACTCCAGCACGGTGACAATCGCGGCTACGGCGCTGCGCTCGGCACGCTGTTTTCGGCCGCCCACGACAGCGGTGTGGACCACCTCGTCGTCGTCGACGCCGACGGACAGCACGACCCCACAGAGGCCCTCTCGCTCGTCGAGGCCCAGCGGTCCACCGGCGGCGACATCGTCATCGGGAGCCGGTTCGTCGAGGGGTCACAGACGGATATGCCGCTGTACCGACGCGCCGGTCTCGGTGTCATCAACGGGCTCACCGGCGCCGCGTTGGCGCTTGGCTACTCGGCCAACGCCGTCGCCGACACCCAGAGTGGCTTCCGGGCGTACAACGCCGAGGCCATCGAATTGCTCGCCTGCCGGGCCGACCTGAGCGACGGGATGGACGCCAGCCTCGATATCCTGTTTCACGCCGCGGACGAGGAGTTCACCTTCACCGAGACGCCCGTCGACGTGACCTACGACGTCGCAGAGGCCAACACGCACAACCCCGTCGTCCACGGAGCAGTCCTCGTCTCCAACATCTTCGGTCGCGCCCTCTCGGACCGACCGGGCCGGGTGCTCGGCGTTCCCGGTTCAATCTGTCTCGTCCTGGGCGGCCTGCTCACGAGCGTCTCGCTCACCGGGCTCACGCTGGCCGTCATCCCGGTGCTGGTCGCAGTGTTAGTCCTGACTGGCAGCGGACTGCTCGGGGCCGCCCTGGCCATCGGTCGGTTGAGGCCGTCCCGTGAGTGA
- a CDS encoding nucleotide sugar dehydrogenase: MTTDSVKGGDGTTTDSVKGGDGTTTDSVHGGGGTTTVSVHGLGYVGLPTAALFANNGYTVYGVDTQPDKLERLRTDGADFREAALNDYVDRVLGTDALHLREHPVESDYHLICVPTPFDHDREAADLSYVRAAAEGIAPKLRPGDTVVVESTVPPGTTANVVGETLERNGDLLRETFNLAFCPETVLPGSILEELRGNDRIVGGIDDEATAAARDLFAGVVDGDIHTAPDAATAEFAKLAQNTHRDANIAIANELAKVARDHGVVPRPAFDLANEHPRVDLLHPGPGVGGHCLPVDPLYLGQHSDHVALIEHARAVNDGMVYYVRDLLEEGLGSLAEKRVAVFGLAYKGNVADTRNSPATRFVETLGETPELVATDGGNVVDVRVHDPHVAEAGVDLWSQSAALEGADALVFMTDHDEFTELDPETVAERMDDNVVVDARGLTDESWHEAGLDVRRL, translated from the coding sequence ATGACTACCGACTCCGTCAAGGGCGGAGACGGTACCACGACCGACTCCGTCAAGGGCGGAGACGGTACCACGACCGACTCCGTCCACGGCGGAGGCGGGACCACTACCGTCTCCGTCCACGGGCTGGGCTACGTGGGTCTGCCGACGGCGGCGCTGTTCGCCAACAACGGCTACACCGTCTACGGCGTCGACACCCAGCCCGACAAACTCGAACGGCTCCGGACCGACGGTGCCGACTTCCGGGAGGCAGCGCTCAACGACTACGTCGACCGCGTGCTCGGAACAGACGCGCTGCACCTGCGCGAGCACCCCGTCGAGAGCGACTACCACCTGATATGCGTGCCGACGCCGTTCGACCACGATCGCGAGGCCGCCGACCTCTCGTACGTCCGGGCCGCCGCCGAGGGCATCGCCCCGAAACTCCGACCGGGCGACACCGTCGTCGTCGAATCGACGGTCCCGCCGGGGACGACCGCGAACGTGGTCGGCGAGACGCTCGAACGCAACGGGGACCTCCTGCGGGAGACGTTCAACCTCGCGTTCTGTCCCGAGACCGTCCTGCCGGGCTCGATACTCGAGGAGCTCAGGGGCAACGACCGCATCGTCGGCGGCATCGACGACGAGGCCACGGCCGCCGCCCGGGACCTCTTTGCTGGCGTGGTCGACGGCGACATCCACACCGCACCCGACGCGGCGACGGCGGAGTTCGCGAAGCTAGCCCAGAACACCCACCGCGACGCCAACATCGCCATCGCCAACGAACTCGCGAAGGTGGCCCGCGACCACGGCGTCGTTCCCCGTCCGGCGTTCGACCTCGCCAACGAACACCCGCGAGTCGACCTGCTCCACCCGGGGCCGGGCGTCGGCGGCCACTGTCTCCCGGTCGACCCGCTGTATCTGGGCCAGCACTCCGACCACGTCGCTCTCATCGAACACGCTCGGGCAGTCAACGACGGGATGGTCTACTACGTCCGGGACCTCCTCGAAGAGGGGCTGGGCTCACTCGCCGAGAAGCGCGTCGCCGTCTTCGGGCTGGCCTACAAGGGGAACGTCGCCGACACCCGCAACAGTCCGGCGACACGGTTCGTCGAGACGCTCGGCGAGACGCCGGAGCTGGTTGCCACCGACGGCGGGAACGTCGTCGACGTGCGCGTCCACGACCCTCACGTGGCCGAGGCCGGCGTCGACCTCTGGAGCCAATCGGCCGCTCTAGAGGGTGCCGACGCGCTCGTGTTCATGACCGACCACGACGAGTTCACCGAGCTGGACCCCGAAACGGTCGCCGAGCGGATGGACGACAACGTCGTCGTCGACGCTCGTGGGCTGACCGACGAGTCCTGGCACGAGGCTGGGCTTGACGTCAGACGGCTGTGA
- a CDS encoding nickel-binding protein produces the protein MNNYDVLREFEAGITSEQLEQAVESSGEAIEELRGEGVPMSYLGSQTFLNEEGLIGATMCRYDADSEATLRKHSERAGLAVSGIYVVGPPHVGVAPKVGVTSKSA, from the coding sequence ATGAACAACTACGACGTATTGCGCGAGTTCGAAGCTGGAATAACAAGCGAGCAGCTGGAGCAGGCGGTCGAGAGCTCGGGCGAAGCTATCGAGGAACTACGAGGTGAGGGGGTGCCGATGTCCTATCTCGGTTCCCAGACGTTCCTCAACGAGGAAGGACTGATCGGTGCAACGATGTGCCGGTACGACGCAGACTCCGAAGCGACGCTCCGCAAACACAGTGAGCGAGCCGGGCTCGCTGTGAGCGGTATCTACGTGGTCGGCCCCCCACACGTTGGGGTCGCCCCGAAGGTCGGCGTCACCTCGAAGTCGGCCTGA
- the wecB gene encoding non-hydrolyzing UDP-N-acetylglucosamine 2-epimerase, with protein MTPRMVFVLGTRPEIVKLAPIIRACDRAAVDYSVVHTGQHYSERLDGVFFDDLELPAPDYNLEVGSGDHAAQTGEMVARLGEVFERESPDVVVVQGDTNSAFAGGIVASKRDAELAHVEAGLRSFDRDMPEELNRVLIDHAAEHLFAPTDEAADQLRTEAIPDRRIEVTGNTVVDAVRQHVQLAREKSDVLAELDLGEAPFALLTAHRPGNVDDPERFRGLLDGVGQYADDRELPVVYPVHPRSREKIDAFELDVPDAIACIEPLNFLDFLRLESEADVVFTDSGGVQEETCVLGTPCVTVRESTERPETLTVGSNVLAEPTPKSIVDAADEVRRGRNDWEPPFGDGHAAERILETLGVDVSAVSGEVPV; from the coding sequence ATGACGCCCCGAATGGTCTTCGTGCTCGGAACGCGTCCCGAGATTGTCAAACTCGCGCCGATAATCAGAGCCTGTGACCGCGCCGCGGTCGACTACAGCGTGGTCCACACGGGCCAGCACTACTCCGAGCGCCTCGACGGGGTCTTCTTCGACGATTTGGAACTGCCCGCGCCCGACTACAACCTCGAAGTCGGGTCGGGCGACCACGCGGCCCAGACGGGCGAGATGGTGGCTCGCCTCGGCGAGGTGTTCGAGCGCGAGTCCCCCGATGTCGTCGTCGTCCAGGGCGACACCAACTCGGCGTTCGCGGGCGGCATCGTCGCGAGCAAGCGCGACGCAGAACTGGCCCACGTCGAAGCCGGCCTCCGGAGCTTCGACCGGGACATGCCCGAAGAACTCAACCGCGTGCTCATCGACCACGCGGCCGAGCACCTGTTTGCTCCCACCGACGAGGCAGCCGACCAGCTCCGGACGGAGGCGATTCCCGACCGTCGCATCGAGGTGACCGGCAACACCGTCGTCGACGCGGTGCGGCAACACGTTCAGCTGGCCCGGGAGAAGAGCGACGTGCTCGCGGAACTCGACCTCGGCGAGGCACCCTTTGCCCTCCTGACGGCCCACCGGCCGGGCAACGTCGACGACCCCGAGCGGTTCCGGGGCCTGCTCGACGGCGTCGGCCAGTACGCCGACGATAGAGAACTCCCGGTTGTCTACCCGGTCCACCCGCGCTCACGCGAGAAAATCGACGCGTTCGAACTCGACGTCCCCGACGCCATCGCGTGTATCGAGCCGCTGAACTTCCTCGATTTCCTCCGACTGGAGAGCGAGGCGGATGTCGTTTTCACCGACTCCGGCGGCGTCCAGGAGGAGACCTGTGTCCTCGGGACGCCCTGCGTCACCGTCCGCGAGAGCACGGAGCGGCCCGAAACGCTGACCGTGGGGTCGAACGTGCTCGCGGAGCCGACTCCAAAGAGCATCGTCGACGCTGCCGACGAGGTGAGACGCGGCCGCAACGACTGGGAACCCCCCTTCGGCGACGGCCACGCGGCCGAGCGCATCCTCGAGACGCTCGGGGTCGACGTGTCGGCCGTGTCCGGGGAGGTCCCGGTATGA
- a CDS encoding glycosyltransferase family 2 protein has translation MPDISVIVPTLDADRTFGWESKLRASPVEAELLVRDEASASAARNAGIRAASADKLVFLDDDSDPRGDYFQRVSALLDEHPAVTGRIRDTGSRFIRPVSSSDYDQGESGHVTETVVGCNMAMRREVLEDIGGFDERLPYGHEETELIDRLCDAYDVWYCPDLVVDHPFADSLGGYLEKQYRHGREAVPYYAIRGENLPRRMARFALVPSHYTGPTATATALQTLGQLVAVAGMARGLLWYLAADGGDGPLDQPTDERI, from the coding sequence ATGCCAGACATATCGGTAATCGTTCCGACGCTCGACGCCGACCGGACCTTCGGGTGGGAGTCGAAGCTCCGGGCCTCGCCCGTCGAGGCCGAGCTGCTCGTCAGAGACGAGGCTAGTGCCTCGGCGGCCCGCAACGCCGGGATTCGGGCGGCCAGCGCGGACAAACTCGTCTTTCTCGACGACGACTCCGACCCCCGCGGCGACTACTTCCAGCGCGTCTCCGCGCTCCTCGACGAGCATCCCGCGGTGACCGGCCGGATTCGCGACACGGGGTCGCGGTTCATCCGGCCGGTATCCTCGAGCGACTACGACCAGGGCGAGTCGGGCCACGTCACGGAGACGGTCGTCGGCTGTAACATGGCGATGCGCCGCGAGGTCCTGGAAGATATCGGCGGGTTCGACGAGCGACTCCCGTACGGCCACGAGGAGACGGAGCTCATCGACCGTCTCTGTGACGCCTACGACGTCTGGTACTGTCCCGACCTGGTTGTCGACCATCCCTTCGCCGACTCGCTGGGTGGCTATCTGGAGAAGCAGTACCGACACGGGCGGGAGGCCGTCCCCTACTACGCGATTCGAGGCGAGAACTTGCCCCGACGAATGGCCCGCTTCGCACTCGTCCCGAGCCACTACACCGGCCCCACAGCCACGGCGACGGCACTCCAGACGCTCGGGCAGCTCGTGGCCGTCGCCGGGATGGCACGCGGACTCCTGTGGTATCTGGCCGCGGACGGCGGGGACGGCCCGCTCGACCAGCCCACGGACGAGCGAATCTGA